In Lates calcarifer isolate ASB-BC8 linkage group LG23, TLL_Latcal_v3, whole genome shotgun sequence, a single genomic region encodes these proteins:
- the LOC108890410 gene encoding tectonic-3 isoform X1, which produces MAVIILQRPAFKLNSSSLSRTSDLSSDLQQSCSVQQQDTSAQDYIRSATPAPGGTVAVDSTGVGTTEVSEAPTGDTEAPTVFTEAPTVFTEAPTVFTEAPTESTEAPSASTVQPVVTSEGCLCDLIPDFCDIGCCCDTLDCGVANLSTVFTGCPQKAISGVCIEKWLMFRANVDSSLVTVTDSLFCVRSEDKAPQSLQALPQYPALGDSHHFSPPAPTSSSYSRAFYRADDVIQTYFSSSSVRGLLRQPSPGAAAEFCINRNPTKFLRSVSLSCTSMLTPQSCTTDPNLNAHSYFSDLSLIKIPVDETVQVSDFLIPVTPLSDWPAPSQQNSSCINVVKKVEFVIGYTGRGELTYATVNVIFADVDPTQSLLQTHSVQFQLATPSPTPGGPIPAVGLRAGSTVIGRFNGEVTAVTTQSVSPSGECSSDPSRRAPILFTHNTITGCTFRSPSNDCTELRSQIYGILQGLATPDELAMNSGSQLSWTRVITQECPVNLQETCESGCLLPNSLSIRVLWARQGLLHLPQNYILGAKYLFKCQNFKCPVSSPISLNTEVTFVDTTVYPERPRGLPQPDWKFPFGFFTRGADELDGHIVINSSDTEKVTWSLMLFTVVLLTGLEFFTR; this is translated from the exons GCAGTCATCATCCTACAGAGACCTGCTTTTAAACTAAACTCATCCAGTCTCAGCAGAACCAGTGACCTGAGTTCAGACCTCCAACAGTCCTGCAGCGTACAACAACAAGATACTTCAGCCCAGGACTACATACG CTCCGCGACCCCTGCTCCGGGCGGTACAGTGGCCGTGGACTCCACAGGTGTCGGTACCACAGAGGTGTCTGAAGCTCCCACTGGTGACACTGAGGCCCCCACTGTATTCACCGAAGCTCCCACTGTATTCACCGAAGCTCCCACTGTATTCACTGAAGCTCCAACTGAATCCACTGAAGCTCCCTCTGCATCCACCGTCCAACCTGTGGTGACTTCAGAGG gTTGTCTCTGTGATTTAATCCCTGATTTCTGTGACATTGGCTGCTGTTGTGACACACTCGATTGTGGTGTTGCTAACCTGAGTACGGTTTTCACTGGATGTCCACAGAAAGCCAT atcaGGAGTTTGCATTGAGAAATGGCTGATGTTCAGGGCTAACGTGGATTCATCTCTTGTCACTGTGACTGACTCCTTGTTTTGTGTCCGATCTGAAG ATAAGGCACCCCAGTCCCTCCAAGCTCTACCTCAGTATCCAGCTTTGGGGGATTCACACCACTTCTCACCACCAGCACCTAcaagcagcagctacagcagagcTTTCTACAGG GCTGATGATGTTATCCAGACATATTTCTCCAGCTCGTCTGTGCGGGGTCTCCTTCGTCAGCCGTCTCCAGGGGCTGCTGCTGAGTTCTGCATCAACCGCAACCCTACAA AGTTCTTGaggtctgtgtctctgtcttgtACCAGCATGTTGACTCCTCAATCCTGCACCACAGACCCAAATCTCAACGCCCACTCCTACTTCTCTGACTTAAGTTTGATCAAG attccAGTAGACGAGACGGTACAAGTGTCAGACTTTCTG ATCCCAGTCACACCACTTTCTGACTGGCCTGCACCAAGCCAACAAAACAGCTCCTGTATCAATGTGGTGAAAAAG GTGGAGTTTGTCATAGGATACACAGGCAGAGGAGAACTCACGTATGCAACTGTGAACGTAATCTTCGCTGATGTGGATCCAACTCAGTCACTGTTGCAGACACACTCTGTGCAGTTCCAG CTGGCCACGCCGAGCCCCACTCCAGGCGGACCAATCCCTGCAGTTGGACTCAGAGCGGGATCTACTGTCATTGGTCGCTTTAATGGAGAAGTGACAGCT GTGACCACACAGAGTGTGTCACCGAGCGGGGAGTGTTCCTCTGACCCCAGCAGACGAGCCCCCATcctcttcacacacaacacCATCACTGGCTGCACATTCAG ATCCCCATCTAATGACTGTACAGAGCTGCGGTCCCAGATTTATGGGATCCTGCAGGGACTTGCTACTCCCGACGAGCTCGCCATGAACTCAGGCTCCCAACTGAGCTGGACAAGAGTCATCACTCAGGAGTGTCCTGTCAACCTGCAG GAAACATGTGAATCAGGCTGCCTCCTCCCCAACTCTCTCTCTATCCGAGTGCTATGGGCTCGCCAGGGTCTCTTACATCTTCCCCAGAACTACATCCTGGGGGCCAAATACCTTTTCAAGTGTCAAAATTTCAAG TGTCCTGTGTCGTCCCCTATCTCTCTTAACACAGAAGTGACGTTTGTTGACACTACTGTTTACCCAGAACGCCCCAGGGGCTTGCCGCAGCCTGACTGGAAGTTTCCATTCGGTTTCTTCACTAGAGGCGCTGATGAGCTGGACGGGCACATTGTTATTAACAGCAGTGACACTGAGAAGGTCACATGGAGTTTAATGCTGTTCACAGTCGTGTTGCTAACAGGATTAGAATTCTTCACTAGGTAG
- the LOC108890411 gene encoding LOW QUALITY PROTEIN: integrin alpha-M-like (The sequence of the model RefSeq protein was modified relative to this genomic sequence to represent the inferred CDS: deleted 4 bases in 4 codons), which produces MDWMIITTLFLSVLNIALCFNVDPVAWKYWSTTAAGFGYQVVQRQSDLLVSAPLEQYSQDGRGQIYKCSLGTCQNLQVQVPNFAVNMSLGLTMIVDPTTQNTMVCGPTIPKDCRSITMYNGVCFQIDRSDRLGPPVPSSLQECRTEADIAFLLDGSGSVSSQDFQTMKTFVKNLVRSFVGKGTQFAVAQYSNSTHIHYYFDDFFTSGNWESNIDYINQMRGGTYTAKAIKSVVNNVFTSERGSRSNVKRILIVITDGESNDPQELPNAANLAESKKIVRFTIGVGAAFSKPKAKKELDTIASYPSTNHVFQVQNFNALDAIRQNLQDKIFSIEGSQSSGESLKMEMAQEGFSAAYIPGGVQTAIVGANQWKGGYLKYTSRGQKQSSYEPTSMEPDSYLGYSMAVGKTKEGTLTIVGAPRYQHRGIVMGVQENERSQTIDPHPWQSQTGEYFGAEVCAMDVDRDSYTDLILISAPMYTDTDREGRVYVCSLVRLNVECHFESPIVLRGGVSDRGRFGSSLAVLPDLNADGLSDLAVGAPLENDGQGSIYIFLGEGGRTVRSTYSQRIPASEVKSGLKFFGISISQSSFDQSVDSLPDLVVGSKGTVVLLRSKPIVMVEVTVSYSPKEIPSQNNDCTNALENTAEICFTMSRVSTVNTARATIRYDFTLDATRKVPNNRAYITDKQREKTESLAINLGQRQCSRVKFFIDACPEDALNSLSNELRFTFDGVLSDTNLRPSLAQDAKTTAIYPIGFEINCGTDNKCVDNLKVDFNFTSSSVVKVGIDELLDVTVSVENREENSYNSRVILTYPAELSYRKFTSLQGRIECNSVDSEDGLSRGKTECTIDKPIFKSRAKAFFTVSYGIETNSQLERRIFVTANATSGNQYQSPSSELYKKEWIDVKYSIFVSFESTLSYTNFTFGKNNLQKPIQQTIVVTNDIRALNFTVVIKVPVKLGDKDIWVDSNSLQIPDCQRDRDDEPNVTDFVAQIQKNKVVDCSVAKCRVFKCTRFMGRSERKNYIISANLSSGWIEQIGFKSAKFLLTSTASLEYDSNQFIFFSTGSNNNPPIRKIEAEIEVYSEADFTKGNVGGTLGGTLGGTLGRTLGGILGGMLIGLALLAALTAGLYKAGFFKSKYKEMIKKDAGERPVSGSDAATPEQHELVEFTSH; this is translated from the exons ATGGACTGGATGATTATTACTACACTATTCTTGTCAG TGCTAAATATTGCACTTTGTTTCAATGTCGATCCTGTGGCTTGGAAGTACTGGAGTACCACAGCTGCAGGTTTTGGCTACCAA GTGGTGCAAAGACAGTCAGA TTTGCTTGTCAGTGCTCCCCTGGAACAGTATTCACAGGATGGAAGGGGGCAAATATATAAGTGTTCCCTTGGAACCTGCCAAAATCTACAAGTTCAAG TGCCAAATTTTGCAGTCAATATGTCCCTTGGTTTGACAATGATAGTTGACCCCACCACACAAAACACTATG GTCTGTGGCCCAACCATCCCTAAGGATTGCAGAAGTATCACCATGTACAACGGTGTGTGCTTTCAGATAGACCGGTCTGATCGTCTTGGACCTCCAGTGCCTTCTTCACTTCAAG AGTGTCGAACTGAAGCAGACATTGCATTTCTGTTGGACGGTTCAGGCAGCGTATCCAGTCAAGACTTTCAAACAATGAAGACTTTTGTGAAAAATCTGGTCCGCTCGTTCGTGGGAAAAGGCACACAG TTTGCTGTCGCTCAGTATTCTAATTCAACTCATATCCACTATTACTTTGATGACTTTTTCACATCCGGAAACTGGGAGTCTAACATTGATTACATAAATCAAATGAGGGGGGGAACTTACACAGCTAAGGCCATCAAATCCGTGGT CAACAATGTTTTCACATCAGAAAGAGGTTCCAGATCAAATGTGAAGAGGATCCTGATAGTCATTACTGATGGAGAATCTAATGACCCTCAAGAATTACCAAATGCAGCGAACTTAGCTGAGAGTAAAAAGATTGTTCGATTTACTATTGGG GTGGGGGCTGCATTCAGCAAACCCAAAGCAAAAAAGGAACTGGATACCATTGCATCTTATCCCTCGACAAATCATGTGTTTCAAGTACAGAACTTTAACGCACTTGACGCAATAAGACAGAATCTGCAGGACAAAATCTTTTCTATTGAAG GGTCTCAGTCCAGTGGAGAGtcactgaaaatggaaatggctCAGGAAGGATTCAGTGCTGCTTATATACCAGgg GGAGTTCAGACGGCTATTGTTGGTGCCAACCAGTGGAAAGGAGGATACCTGAAATACACAAGTCGAGGCCAGAAGCAGAGCTCATATGAGCCTACGTCTATGGAGCCTGACAGTTATCTGG GTTACTCCATGGCAGTGGGTAAAACCAAAGAAGGCACATTGACAATTGTTGGTGCTCCAAGATATCAACACAGAGGAATTGTGATGGGAGTTCAAGAAAACGAGAGAAGCCAGACAATTGATCCACATCCATGGCAG TCTCAGACTGGTGAATATTTTGGGGCAGAGGTTTGTGCCATGGATGTGGATCGTGACAGCTACACTGACCTAATCCTCATATCTGCCCCCATgtacacagacactgacagagagggaagagttTACGTTTGCAGTTTAGTTCGTTTG AATGTCGAGTGTCACTTTGAGTCTCCG ATAGTTCTGAGAGGGGGTGTATCTGACAGAGGAAGGTTTGGCTCTTCTCTTGCTGTGCTGCCTGATCTTAATGCAGATGGACTCAGTGATTTGGCAGTTGGAGCACCTTTGGAGAATGACGGTCAGGGCAGCATCTACATATTCCTCGGTGAAGGAGGAAGAACAGTCCGTTCTACGTACTCACAG AGGATTCCTGCATCTGAAGTAAAGTCAGGACTGAAGTTTTTTGGTATATCGATCAGTCAGTCATCTTTTGACCAGAGTGTGGACAGCCTGCCTGATCTGGTGGTGGGTTCAAAGGGCACAGTTGTCTTACTGAG ATCAAAGCCTATAGTAATGGTAGAAGTAACAGTGTCATACAGCCCAAAAGAAATCCCTTCTCAAAACAATGACTGCACAAACGCACTGGAGAACACAGCTGAAATCTGCTTTACCATGTCCAGAGTCTCCACAGTAAACACAG CTCGAGCAACGATTCGTTATGATTTCACACTGGATGCCACTCGTAAGGTCCCAAACAACAGAGCTTACATCACTGACAAACAACGTGAGAAGACAGAATCATTGGCTATTAACTTAGGACAGCGACAATGTTCCAGGGTGAAATTCTTTATTGAT GCTTGTCCAGAAGATGCTCTCAATTCACTCAGCAATGAGCTCAGATTCACCTTTGATGGTGTGCTCTCTGATACAAATCTCAGACCAAGTCTCGCTCAGGACGCTAAAACAACAGCCATTTACCCT ATAGGGTTTGAGATCAACTGCGGCACTGACAACAAATGTGTAGATAACCTGAAAGTAGATTTCAACTTCACCAG TTCCTCAGTGGTTAAAGTGGGCATTGATGAACTGTTGGATGTCACCGTATCAgtggagaacagagaggaaaactcCTACAACAGCCGTGTTATTCTCACATACCCAGCTGAGCTGTCCTACAGGAAGTTCACAAGTCTGCAG gGAAGAATTGAA TGCAACTCTGTGGACAGTGAAGATGGCTTATCACGAGGAAAGACAGAGTGCACAATTGACAAGCCTATTTTCAAGAGCAGAGCtaag gCTTTCTTCACTGTCTCCTATGGGATTGAAACCAACAGTCAACTTGAGAGGAGGATTTTTGTCACGGCTAACGCTACCAG TGGGAATCAGTATCAATCCCCT TCAAGTGAACTTTACAAAAAGGAATGGATTGATGTGAAGTACAGcatatttgtttcatttgaaag TACCCTCAGCTACACCAATTTCACTTTTGGAAAGAATAATTTGCAGAAACCAATCCAACAAACAATTGTG GTTACAAATGACATCAGAGCGTTGAATTTCACTGTAGTGATCAAGGTGCCAGTAAAGCTTGGTGATAAAGACATCTGGGTGGATTCGAACAGTTTGCAG ATTCCAGACTgccaaagagacagagatgacgAACCTAATGTCACAGATTTTGTTGCTcagatacagaaaaataaagtagtG GACTGCTCTGTAGCCAAGTGCAGAGTGTTCAAGTGCACAAGGTTCATGGGAAGATCGGAAAGAAAAAACTACATAATCTCTGCCAACCTTAGCTCAGGATGGATAGAGCAG ATTGGATTTAAGTCCGCCAAGTTCCTTTTGACCAGCACAGCCAGTCTGGAGTACGACAGTAACCAGTTCATCTTCTTTTCAACAGGGTCTAATAACAACCCTCCCATTCGCAAG ATTGAGGCAGAGATAGAGGTGTATTCAGAAGCAGACTTCACCAAAGGGAATGTTGGAGGAACGCTAGGAGGAACGCTGGGAGGAACACTGGGAAGGACGCTGGGAGGGATCTTGGGAGGAATGCTGATAGGGTTGGCTCTACTGGCTGCACTCACTGCTGGCTTGTATAAG GCTGGATTTTTCAAGAGTAAATACAAGGAGATGATTAAGAAAGATGCAGGAGAAAGACCAGTTTCAGGGTCTGATGCAGCCACGCCAGAACAACATGAATTAGTTGAGTTTACATCTCACTGA
- the LOC108890410 gene encoding tectonic-3 isoform X2: MNSRRWCRSLHLFIIFYARLANAATESGLSSTVSVGTTNVGSFSSATPAPGGTVAVDSTGVGTTEVSEAPTGDTEAPTVFTEAPTVFTEAPTVFTEAPTESTEAPSASTVQPVVTSEGCLCDLIPDFCDIGCCCDTLDCGVANLSTVFTGCPQKAISGVCIEKWLMFRANVDSSLVTVTDSLFCVRSEDKAPQSLQALPQYPALGDSHHFSPPAPTSSSYSRAFYRADDVIQTYFSSSSVRGLLRQPSPGAAAEFCINRNPTKFLRSVSLSCTSMLTPQSCTTDPNLNAHSYFSDLSLIKIPVDETVQVSDFLIPVTPLSDWPAPSQQNSSCINVVKKVEFVIGYTGRGELTYATVNVIFADVDPTQSLLQTHSVQFQLATPSPTPGGPIPAVGLRAGSTVIGRFNGEVTAVTTQSVSPSGECSSDPSRRAPILFTHNTITGCTFRSPSNDCTELRSQIYGILQGLATPDELAMNSGSQLSWTRVITQECPVNLQETCESGCLLPNSLSIRVLWARQGLLHLPQNYILGAKYLFKCQNFKCPVSSPISLNTEVTFVDTTVYPERPRGLPQPDWKFPFGFFTRGADELDGHIVINSSDTEKVTWSLMLFTVVLLTGLEFFTR; encoded by the exons ATGAACTCCCGCCGGTGGTGTCGTTCACTTCACTTATTTATCATCTTTTATGCACGGTTGGCAAACGCAGCCACAGAATCAGGTTTGTCTTCAACCGTGAGTGTCGGCACAACAAATGTGGGGTCTTTCAGCTCCGCGACCCCTGCTCCGGGCGGTACAGTGGCCGTGGACTCCACAGGTGTCGGTACCACAGAGGTGTCTGAAGCTCCCACTGGTGACACTGAGGCCCCCACTGTATTCACCGAAGCTCCCACTGTATTCACCGAAGCTCCCACTGTATTCACTGAAGCTCCAACTGAATCCACTGAAGCTCCCTCTGCATCCACCGTCCAACCTGTGGTGACTTCAGAGG gTTGTCTCTGTGATTTAATCCCTGATTTCTGTGACATTGGCTGCTGTTGTGACACACTCGATTGTGGTGTTGCTAACCTGAGTACGGTTTTCACTGGATGTCCACAGAAAGCCAT atcaGGAGTTTGCATTGAGAAATGGCTGATGTTCAGGGCTAACGTGGATTCATCTCTTGTCACTGTGACTGACTCCTTGTTTTGTGTCCGATCTGAAG ATAAGGCACCCCAGTCCCTCCAAGCTCTACCTCAGTATCCAGCTTTGGGGGATTCACACCACTTCTCACCACCAGCACCTAcaagcagcagctacagcagagcTTTCTACAGG GCTGATGATGTTATCCAGACATATTTCTCCAGCTCGTCTGTGCGGGGTCTCCTTCGTCAGCCGTCTCCAGGGGCTGCTGCTGAGTTCTGCATCAACCGCAACCCTACAA AGTTCTTGaggtctgtgtctctgtcttgtACCAGCATGTTGACTCCTCAATCCTGCACCACAGACCCAAATCTCAACGCCCACTCCTACTTCTCTGACTTAAGTTTGATCAAG attccAGTAGACGAGACGGTACAAGTGTCAGACTTTCTG ATCCCAGTCACACCACTTTCTGACTGGCCTGCACCAAGCCAACAAAACAGCTCCTGTATCAATGTGGTGAAAAAG GTGGAGTTTGTCATAGGATACACAGGCAGAGGAGAACTCACGTATGCAACTGTGAACGTAATCTTCGCTGATGTGGATCCAACTCAGTCACTGTTGCAGACACACTCTGTGCAGTTCCAG CTGGCCACGCCGAGCCCCACTCCAGGCGGACCAATCCCTGCAGTTGGACTCAGAGCGGGATCTACTGTCATTGGTCGCTTTAATGGAGAAGTGACAGCT GTGACCACACAGAGTGTGTCACCGAGCGGGGAGTGTTCCTCTGACCCCAGCAGACGAGCCCCCATcctcttcacacacaacacCATCACTGGCTGCACATTCAG ATCCCCATCTAATGACTGTACAGAGCTGCGGTCCCAGATTTATGGGATCCTGCAGGGACTTGCTACTCCCGACGAGCTCGCCATGAACTCAGGCTCCCAACTGAGCTGGACAAGAGTCATCACTCAGGAGTGTCCTGTCAACCTGCAG GAAACATGTGAATCAGGCTGCCTCCTCCCCAACTCTCTCTCTATCCGAGTGCTATGGGCTCGCCAGGGTCTCTTACATCTTCCCCAGAACTACATCCTGGGGGCCAAATACCTTTTCAAGTGTCAAAATTTCAAG TGTCCTGTGTCGTCCCCTATCTCTCTTAACACAGAAGTGACGTTTGTTGACACTACTGTTTACCCAGAACGCCCCAGGGGCTTGCCGCAGCCTGACTGGAAGTTTCCATTCGGTTTCTTCACTAGAGGCGCTGATGAGCTGGACGGGCACATTGTTATTAACAGCAGTGACACTGAGAAGGTCACATGGAGTTTAATGCTGTTCACAGTCGTGTTGCTAACAGGATTAGAATTCTTCACTAGGTAG